In the genome of Massilia sp. UMI-21, the window CTCGGCGAAGGGCGGCGCGCCGTCCGGCACGGTCATCGGACGGCTGCTCATGCCCGAGGTCACCAGGCGCATGAAGGGGGTACGCTCGCTGGCCGGCACCACGTGGATGTCGACCTGCACCGGGTCGGCGATGGTGTCGTGGAACACGGTATCGATCCGGCCGAGGTGAGCGGCAATGTGGTCCGCGATGGGATCGTGCGGCAGGATGGCAGGCGCTACCTGCTGCTGGGTCGGCGCGGCAAGCGGATACAGGGGAGTGCTGGTCGGTTCGGTCATGCGAGACTGGAGAAAAGAATTTGCGTTCTGCGGGGCGTCTATCATACCTGCGTGGCAGCGCAAGGTGGCGAACGGCGACTATTTGTTCACGCTAGTACAATAGTGCATTGCACAATATTTTGGTCTTGTTAAGAAAGTAAGACATGTCCACCATGAAGAAACTTGCCGGCATCGCCGCTTCCTTTGCCGCCGTTTTTTGCGTCCAGACCGCCTACGCACAAACCTCCCAGGTCTTGGGTGGCTGGATCGACTCGGCCTCGTTCGGCATCGGCACGAATCCCGAGCAGCGCATGCTGCGCCTCGCCGTGCAAAAGGATTGGGACCAGCGCTGGTTCGCACGCAATGGCTACCACCTGTCGGGCTATTGGGAAACCAGCCTGGCCTTGTGGCGCCTGCGCGCCTACCAGAACGTCCCTGGCCGCAAGAAGAATATTGCCGTGGCCGGCTTCACGCCCGTGCTGCGCTACCAGAGCGACAGCAGGCTCGGCCTGTATGGCGAGGTCGGCATCGGCGTCAATCTGTTCTCCAGCCTGTACAAGAACGAGGACAAGGAACTGTCCACCGCTTTCCAGTTCGGCGACCACATCGGTGTCGGCTACACGACCGCCAGGTGGGACTTGGGCCTGAGGTTCCAGCATTACTCCAACGCCAGCATCAAGAGCCCGAACGCCGGCGCCAACTGGATCGTCGCCAAGGCGGCCTACCGCTTCTAAGTACTCGCGAGAAATAAATGGGCGTTTCGGCAAACAGAACCGGCGCTGCGGCTTGCCGATGCGATGCAAGGCGGCGAGTGCGCCGTAGTGCGAGTATTACGGCGCCTTGATCAACACCGCGAAAGCCAGGCGCGGCGCCGAGACCGTACGCCAGTACGGCGCGACGCGGCCACGCAGCTATTGGGGGAATTGTTCGGCGCGCCCAGCTTGTTTTTCAGTGGCAAACGTACAAGCGCCCGCTGCCATGTATGACACAATCGGGCCGAGGCGGGCCGCCCGGCCGGCCGGTATCACGAGGCCCGATTGACCGACCCCAGCATCATCAAGCGCTATCTGCCATGGCTGGTCGCCACTGCCCTGTTCATGGAGCAGCTCGACGCCACCATCGTCAACACCGCCATCCCGAGCATCGCGGCCAGCCTGCAAGTCACGCCGCTGAGCCTGAAATCGGTGGTCACCAGCTACATCCTCGGCCTGGCCGTCGGCATCCCGCTCAGCGGCTGGATGGCGGACCGTTTCGG includes:
- a CDS encoding acyloxyacyl hydrolase; this encodes MSTMKKLAGIAASFAAVFCVQTAYAQTSQVLGGWIDSASFGIGTNPEQRMLRLAVQKDWDQRWFARNGYHLSGYWETSLALWRLRAYQNVPGRKKNIAVAGFTPVLRYQSDSRLGLYGEVGIGVNLFSSLYKNEDKELSTAFQFGDHIGVGYTTARWDLGLRFQHYSNASIKSPNAGANWIVAKAAYRF